In Triticum aestivum cultivar Chinese Spring chromosome 5B, IWGSC CS RefSeq v2.1, whole genome shotgun sequence, the following proteins share a genomic window:
- the LOC123114087 gene encoding uncharacterized protein isoform X2, which yields MAAAPPPLPEEILLRLPPDDPACLLRASLLCKAWGCAVSRPHFRRRLHELHRAPPVLGFLHGCDDDRVPHFTPTTASSFSLAAPDSRSWRALDCRHGRALFLSKGDAQELLLWEPTTGAQQRVPVPFAYDDIRRDEELTVYATAAVFCAADGCDHRDCFRGPFGVLFVFCVEQDGDGDNGVCVTLTLLYSSETDCWDELRWIFHDLPMCFTFSSSVLVGRSLLYFMSDDGFILEYDLARHRLAILDPPNYESIYDARYNIMLAEDGGLGVSQEMNPHLKLWTRVIEGADDRWVLSRVIYLQNLLPDGALMEPASSLYVLGFAEGANVIFMTTVAGLFTIELPSERVRVCDDHGLCNLIPIVSFYTPVPRGEQKDPSFGPSEGAGDQEGGGEEEENTVGQAHQLFDNGSNIIKEGGFVGAFGYTSHDLENRVPPNGEVVLESTDMGVALYEAREVTGPLGGVPKTA from the exons ATGGCAGCAGCGCCGCCGCCACTCCCGgaggagatcctcctccgcctcccgcccgaCGACCCGGCCTGCCTCCTCCGCGCCTCCCTCCTCTGCAAGGCCTGGGGCTGCGCCGTCTCCCGCCCccacttccgccgccgcctccacgagctccaccGGGCACCCCCCGTGCTCGGCTTCCTCCACGGCTGCGACGACGACCGCGTCCCCCACTTCACccccaccaccgcgtcgtccttcTCCCTCGCCGCTCCGGACTCCCGCTCCTGGCGGGCCCTCGACTGCCGCCACGGCCGCGCCCTCTTCCTCTCCAAGGGTGACGCACAGGAACTCCTCCTGTGGGAGCCAACCACGGGCGCCCAGCAGCGCGTGCCGGTGCCCTTCGCGTACGATGACATCCGCCGGGACGAGGAGCTGACAGTGTACGCCACCGCGGCCGTGTTCTGCGCAGCCGACGGGTGTGACCACCGGGACTGCTTCAGAGGCCCTTTCGGCGTGTTATTCGTCTTCTGCGTCGAGCAAGACGGTGACGGTGACAACGGGGTGTGTGTCACGTTGACGCTCCTATACTCGTCGGAAACCGACTGCTGGGATGAGCTGCGCTGGATTTTCCATGACTTGCCCATGTGTTTTACATTTTCTTCCAGCGTGCTTGTTGGGAGGTCTCTGCTCTACTTCATGTCTGATGATGGGTTCATCCTAGAGTATGATTTGGCACGGCATCGCCTGGCCATTTTGGACCCACCGAACTATGAGTCGATCTATGATGCCCGATATAACATCATGCTGGCGGAGGACGGTGGACTGGGAGTTAGCCAAGAGATGAATCCGCATCTCAAATTGTGGACAAGGGTGATTGAAGGCGCCGATGACCGATGGGTACTGAGCCGGGTCATTTACTTGCAAAATTTGCTCCCAGATGGTGCCCTCATGGAGCCAGCAAGTTCATTGTATGTGTTGGGCTTTGCTGAGGGAGCAAATGTCATTTTCATGACCACGGTTGCTGGCCTCTTCACGATTGAACTACCATCAGAGCGGGTGAGGGTGTGTGATGATCATGGCTTATGTAATTTGATTCCAATTGTTAGCTTCTACACTCCTGTGCCCCGAGGTGAGCAAAAGGATCCATCGTTTGGACCCAGTGAGGGTGCGGGTGAtcaggagggaggaggggaggaggaggagaacacagTAGGTCAGGCACATCAGTTGTTTGACAATGGGTCCAACATTATCAAGGAGGGGGGCTTTGTGGGCGCCTTCGGTTACACCAGCCATGACCTCGAGAATAG GGTTCCACCAAACGGAGAAGTTGTTTTGGAGTCTACAGACATGGGTGTAGCGCTATACGAAGCTCGAGAGGTGACTGGTCCTTTGGGTGGTGTTCCGAAGACTGCATGA
- the LOC123114089 gene encoding uncharacterized protein, with the protein MAASPPAILDELFEEILLRLPPDDPACLLRASLVCKDWGCAVSRPHFRRRLHELHRAPPVLGLLHDLECERVPRFIPTTASSFSLAAPDGRFWRTLDCRHGRALFLSNPQSPETQELLVWEPITGAQQRITVPAALQSNFPMAAVFCAADGCDHRACLGGPFRVLFILSVVVGQVTDDGCYLTSACAYSSETGTWGEPTSLPRRSPMPMIFTFYSSVLVGKSLLYFMSDDGFILECDLARHRLAVFNPPNHELVCGQYTIMLAEDGGLGVCQRLNQQLKLWSREVSDRADARWMLSRVVYLENLLPVGALVDAETRVQVLGFAEGANTIFLTTVDGIFMIELQSERARRVCGDHLFCYLIPVVSFYTPVPRGEHRDPSLKHSEDSGGGEQGGEEKTEEHQLINEMSQMLPRGTLSTLSIASTTP; encoded by the coding sequence ATGGCAGCATCCCCGCCGGCGATCCTGGACGAGCTCTTCGaagagatcctcctccgcctcccgcccgaCGACCCGGCCTGCCTCCTCCGCGCCTCCCTCGTCTGCAAGGACTGGGGTTGCGCCGTCTCCCGCCCccacttccgccgccgcctccacgagctccaccGGGCGCCCCCGGTGCTCGGCCTCCTCCACGACCTGGAATGCGAGCGCGTCCCACGATTCATccccaccaccgcgtcgtccttcTCCCTCGCCGCTCCGGACGGCCGGTTCTGGCGGACCCTCGACTGCCGCCACGGCCGCGCCCTCTTCCTCTCCAACCCCCAGTCCCCGGAAACTCAGGAGCTTCTCGTGTGGGAGCCAATCACGGGTGCCCAGCAGCGCATAACGGTGCCCGCGGCGCTCCAGAGCAACTTCCCCATGGCGGCCGTCTTCTGCGCGGCGGACGGGTGCGACCACCGCGCCTGCCTCGGGGGCCCTTTCCGCGTGCTCTTCATCCTCTCGGTCGTGGTAGGCCAAGTCACTGACGACGGCTGCTATCTCACGTCGGCGTGTGCATACTCGTCGGAGACTGGCACCTGGGGCGAGCCGACCTCGTTGCCCCGCCGCTCGCCCATGCCCATGATCTTTACATTTTATTCCAGTGTGCTCGTTGGAAAGTCTCTGCTCTACTTCATGTCTGATGATGGATTCATTCTAGAGTGTGACTTGGCAAGGCACAGACTGGCTGTGTTCAACCCACCAAACCATGAGCTGGTCTGCGGCCAATATACCATCATGCTCGCCGAGGACGGTGGACTGGGAGTTTGCCAAAGGTTGAATCAGCAGCTCAAATTGTGGTCAAGGGAGGTGAGTGACAGGGCTGATGCACGATGGATGCTGAGCCGGGTCGTCTACCTGGAAAATTTGCTCCCAGTTGGTGCTCTTGTGGATGCAGAGACCAGAGTGCAAGTGCTGGGCTTTGCCGAGGGAGCAAATACCATTTTCCTGACCACGGTTGATGGCATCTTCATGATCGAACTGCAATCAGAGCGGGCGAGGAGGGTGTGCGGTGATCATCTCTTTTGTTATTTGATTCCAGTTGTCAGCTTCTACACTCCTGTGCCTCGAGGTGAGCACAGGGATCCGTCGTTGAAGCATAGTGAGGATTCAGGTGGTGGGGAGCAAGGAGGGGAGGAGAAAACAGAGGAACACCAATTGATCAACGAAATGAGTCAAATGTTACCAAGGGGGACTTTGTCAACGCTTTCGATTGCATCAACCACGCCATAG
- the LOC123114087 gene encoding uncharacterized protein isoform X1, with the protein MAAAPPPLPEEILLRLPPDDPACLLRASLLCKAWGCAVSRPHFRRRLHELHRAPPVLGFLHGCDDDRVPHFTPTTASSFSLAAPDSRSWRALDCRHGRALFLSKGDAQELLLWEPTTGAQQRVPVPFAYDDIRRDEELTVYATAAVFCAADGCDHRDCFRGPFGVLFVFCVEQDGDGDNGVCVTLTLLYSSETDCWDELRWIFHDLPMCFTFSSSVLVGRSLLYFMSDDGFILEYDLARHRLAILDPPNYESIYDARYNIMLAEDGGLGVSQEMNPHLKLWTRVIEGADDRWVLSRVIYLQNLLPDGALMEPASSLYVLGFAEGANVIFMTTVAGLFTIELPSERGSTKRRSCFGVYRHGCSAIRSSRGDWSFGWCSEDCMNEESVKSSASAMLKLGTHEVILLVAMLMILNNMLYTIPEKDDSLTKKRVPPISLESTSTVYGHGRGMLYEAQETNGNGGETRSFAEAVIIRYEVALVWNSSSVVTHRKRVCTVVYYVTCVWDLEKFAVSIYLLSVHPHSIVEHLISSCFAN; encoded by the exons ATGGCAGCAGCGCCGCCGCCACTCCCGgaggagatcctcctccgcctcccgcccgaCGACCCGGCCTGCCTCCTCCGCGCCTCCCTCCTCTGCAAGGCCTGGGGCTGCGCCGTCTCCCGCCCccacttccgccgccgcctccacgagctccaccGGGCACCCCCCGTGCTCGGCTTCCTCCACGGCTGCGACGACGACCGCGTCCCCCACTTCACccccaccaccgcgtcgtccttcTCCCTCGCCGCTCCGGACTCCCGCTCCTGGCGGGCCCTCGACTGCCGCCACGGCCGCGCCCTCTTCCTCTCCAAGGGTGACGCACAGGAACTCCTCCTGTGGGAGCCAACCACGGGCGCCCAGCAGCGCGTGCCGGTGCCCTTCGCGTACGATGACATCCGCCGGGACGAGGAGCTGACAGTGTACGCCACCGCGGCCGTGTTCTGCGCAGCCGACGGGTGTGACCACCGGGACTGCTTCAGAGGCCCTTTCGGCGTGTTATTCGTCTTCTGCGTCGAGCAAGACGGTGACGGTGACAACGGGGTGTGTGTCACGTTGACGCTCCTATACTCGTCGGAAACCGACTGCTGGGATGAGCTGCGCTGGATTTTCCATGACTTGCCCATGTGTTTTACATTTTCTTCCAGCGTGCTTGTTGGGAGGTCTCTGCTCTACTTCATGTCTGATGATGGGTTCATCCTAGAGTATGATTTGGCACGGCATCGCCTGGCCATTTTGGACCCACCGAACTATGAGTCGATCTATGATGCCCGATATAACATCATGCTGGCGGAGGACGGTGGACTGGGAGTTAGCCAAGAGATGAATCCGCATCTCAAATTGTGGACAAGGGTGATTGAAGGCGCCGATGACCGATGGGTACTGAGCCGGGTCATTTACTTGCAAAATTTGCTCCCAGATGGTGCCCTCATGGAGCCAGCAAGTTCATTGTATGTGTTGGGCTTTGCTGAGGGAGCAAATGTCATTTTCATGACCACGGTTGCTGGCCTCTTCACGATTGAACTACCATCAGAGCGG GGTTCCACCAAACGGAGAAGTTGTTTTGGAGTCTACAGACATGGGTGTAGCGCTATACGAAGCTCGAGAGGTGACTGGTCCTTTGGGTGGTGTTCCGAAGACTGCATGAATGAAGAATCGGTGAAGAGTTCAGCATCAGCAATGTTGAAGCTGGGTACTCATGAGGTGATCCTTTTGGTAGCAATGTTGATGATCCTGAATAATATGTTGTATACCATACCAGAGAAAGATGATTCATTGACTAAAAAAAG GGTTCCCCCAATTTCCCTGGAGTCTACCAGCACGGTCTATGGACATGGACGCGGCATGCTGTATGAAGCTCAAGAG ACCAATGGTAATGGTGGTGAAACACGCAGTTTCGCAGAAGCAGTAATAATAAGGTATGAAGTTGCCCTTGTGTGGAATAGTTCCTCAGTTGTTACACACAGAAAAAGGGTATGTACTGTTGTGTATTATGTAACTTGTGTTTGGGACTTGGAAAAGTTTGCCGTGTCGATATATCTCTTGAGCGTTCATCCTCATTCCATAGTAGAACATTTGATATCCAGTTGTTTTGCTAATTGA
- the LOC123114087 gene encoding uncharacterized protein isoform X3 encodes MAAAPPPLPEEILLRLPPDDPACLLRASLLCKAWGCAVSRPHFRRRLHELHRAPPVLGFLHGCDDDRVPHFTPTTASSFSLAAPDSRSWRALDCRHGRALFLSKGDAQELLLWEPTTGAQQRVPVPFAYDDIRRDEELTVYATAAVFCAADGCDHRDCFRGPFGVLFVFCVEQDGDGDNGVCVTLTLLYSSETDCWDELRWIFHDLPMCFTFSSSVLVGRSLLYFMSDDGFILEYDLARHRLAILDPPNYESIYDARYNIMLAEDGGLGVSQEMNPHLKLWTRVIEGADDRWVLSRVIYLQNLLPDGALMEPASSLYVLGFAEGANVIFMTTVAGLFTIELPSERGSTKRRSCFGVYRHGCSAIRSSRGDWSFGWCSEDCMNEESVKSSASAMLKLGTHEGSPNFPGVYQHGLWTWTRHAV; translated from the exons ATGGCAGCAGCGCCGCCGCCACTCCCGgaggagatcctcctccgcctcccgcccgaCGACCCGGCCTGCCTCCTCCGCGCCTCCCTCCTCTGCAAGGCCTGGGGCTGCGCCGTCTCCCGCCCccacttccgccgccgcctccacgagctccaccGGGCACCCCCCGTGCTCGGCTTCCTCCACGGCTGCGACGACGACCGCGTCCCCCACTTCACccccaccaccgcgtcgtccttcTCCCTCGCCGCTCCGGACTCCCGCTCCTGGCGGGCCCTCGACTGCCGCCACGGCCGCGCCCTCTTCCTCTCCAAGGGTGACGCACAGGAACTCCTCCTGTGGGAGCCAACCACGGGCGCCCAGCAGCGCGTGCCGGTGCCCTTCGCGTACGATGACATCCGCCGGGACGAGGAGCTGACAGTGTACGCCACCGCGGCCGTGTTCTGCGCAGCCGACGGGTGTGACCACCGGGACTGCTTCAGAGGCCCTTTCGGCGTGTTATTCGTCTTCTGCGTCGAGCAAGACGGTGACGGTGACAACGGGGTGTGTGTCACGTTGACGCTCCTATACTCGTCGGAAACCGACTGCTGGGATGAGCTGCGCTGGATTTTCCATGACTTGCCCATGTGTTTTACATTTTCTTCCAGCGTGCTTGTTGGGAGGTCTCTGCTCTACTTCATGTCTGATGATGGGTTCATCCTAGAGTATGATTTGGCACGGCATCGCCTGGCCATTTTGGACCCACCGAACTATGAGTCGATCTATGATGCCCGATATAACATCATGCTGGCGGAGGACGGTGGACTGGGAGTTAGCCAAGAGATGAATCCGCATCTCAAATTGTGGACAAGGGTGATTGAAGGCGCCGATGACCGATGGGTACTGAGCCGGGTCATTTACTTGCAAAATTTGCTCCCAGATGGTGCCCTCATGGAGCCAGCAAGTTCATTGTATGTGTTGGGCTTTGCTGAGGGAGCAAATGTCATTTTCATGACCACGGTTGCTGGCCTCTTCACGATTGAACTACCATCAGAGCGG GGTTCCACCAAACGGAGAAGTTGTTTTGGAGTCTACAGACATGGGTGTAGCGCTATACGAAGCTCGAGAGGTGACTGGTCCTTTGGGTGGTGTTCCGAAGACTGCATGAATGAAGAATCGGTGAAGAGTTCAGCATCAGCAATGTTGAAGCTGGGTACTCATGAG GGTTCCCCCAATTTCCCTGGAGTCTACCAGCACGGTCTATGGACATGGACGCGGCATGCTGTATGA